The following are encoded together in the Streptomyces sp. NBC_00341 genome:
- a CDS encoding agmatine/peptidylarginine deiminase translates to MTFRMPAEWAPHERTWMAWPGPNATFTGDDLARAREAWAAVARAVRRFEPVTMVVPTGQSQEARPLLGPDIELVERDLDDAWMRDIGPTFVTDGSRLAAVDWVFNGWGAQDWAVWEHDAKIARQVAGLAGVPVHSSPLVNEGGGIHVDGEGTVLLTETVQLGPERNPGWTKERAEAEIHARLGTTKAIWLERGLTGDYPPHGFGTLGHVDIVAAFAGPGIVVAHTQPDPAHPDHELCARNVELLRSVTDARGRALRVVEVPAPAAVRDEEGHWVDYSYINHYVCNGGVVLCGFDDPRDEIAAGIFRRLYPGRTVTLVDARTIFAGGGGIHCITQQQPAVPG, encoded by the coding sequence ATGACCTTCCGCATGCCGGCCGAATGGGCCCCGCACGAGCGCACCTGGATGGCCTGGCCCGGCCCCAACGCCACGTTCACCGGCGACGACCTGGCCAGGGCCCGGGAGGCGTGGGCCGCCGTGGCCCGCGCCGTACGCCGCTTCGAGCCGGTGACCATGGTCGTACCGACCGGGCAGTCCCAGGAGGCCAGGCCCCTCCTCGGCCCGGACATCGAGCTGGTCGAACGGGATCTGGACGACGCCTGGATGCGCGACATCGGGCCGACCTTCGTCACCGACGGCAGCCGGCTCGCCGCCGTGGACTGGGTCTTCAACGGCTGGGGCGCGCAGGACTGGGCCGTCTGGGAGCACGACGCGAAGATCGCCCGCCAGGTCGCCGGCCTCGCCGGAGTCCCGGTGCACAGCTCGCCCCTGGTCAACGAGGGCGGCGGCATCCACGTCGACGGCGAGGGCACCGTACTGCTCACCGAGACCGTGCAGCTGGGCCCCGAGCGGAACCCGGGCTGGACGAAGGAGCGGGCCGAGGCCGAGATCCACGCCAGGCTCGGCACCACGAAGGCGATCTGGCTGGAGCGCGGGCTGACCGGCGACTACCCGCCGCACGGCTTCGGCACCCTGGGCCATGTCGACATCGTCGCCGCGTTCGCCGGCCCCGGGATCGTCGTCGCCCACACCCAGCCGGACCCCGCCCACCCCGACCACGAGCTCTGCGCGCGGAACGTGGAGCTGCTCCGCTCGGTGACCGACGCGCGCGGCCGGGCCCTGCGGGTCGTCGAGGTCCCGGCGCCCGCCGCCGTGCGGGACGAGGAGGGCCACTGGGTCGACTACTCCTACATCAACCACTACGTCTGCAACGGCGGCGTCGTGCTGTGCGGCTTCGACGACCCCCGCGACGAGATCGCGGCGGGCATCTTCCGTCGCCTGTACCCCGGACGCACCGTCACCCTGGTGGACGCCCGCACCATCTTCGCGGGCGGCGGCGGCATCCACTGCATCACCCAGCAGCAGCCCGCGGTCCCCGGCTGA
- a CDS encoding TetR/AcrR family transcriptional regulator: MTPPPARRRNTAPPRESLLVAAMATIAERGLDGLTMAGLGREVGMSSGHLLYYFRTKDELLLQTLEWSEGRLGAERGALLSRQAPATERLDAYVDLYVPDGPRDPHWTLWLEVWNRSQNADADARGRMAAIEGAWHRDLVALLAEGISRGEFAAVDPDRYAARLRALLDGFSVHVAVGIPGTGREQVLSHVEEFLRDSLLR, from the coding sequence ATGACCCCGCCCCCCGCCAGACGGCGCAACACGGCCCCGCCCCGCGAGTCCCTGCTCGTCGCCGCCATGGCCACCATCGCCGAGCGCGGGCTCGACGGGCTGACCATGGCCGGGCTCGGCCGGGAGGTCGGGATGAGCAGCGGGCACCTGCTGTACTACTTCCGCACCAAGGACGAACTGCTGCTGCAGACCCTGGAGTGGAGCGAGGGCCGGCTCGGCGCCGAACGCGGCGCCCTGCTCTCCCGGCAGGCGCCCGCCACCGAACGGCTCGACGCGTATGTCGACCTGTACGTCCCCGACGGGCCGCGCGACCCGCACTGGACGCTCTGGCTGGAGGTCTGGAACCGCTCGCAGAACGCCGACGCCGACGCCCGCGGGCGGATGGCCGCGATCGAGGGGGCCTGGCACCGGGACCTGGTGGCGCTGCTGGCCGAGGGCATCTCGCGCGGCGAGTTCGCCGCCGTGGACCCCGACCGCTACGCCGCCCGGCTGCGCGCCCTCCTGGACGGCTTCAGCGTCCACGTCGCCGTCGGCATCCCCGGCACCGGACGCGAACAAGTCCTGTCCCACGTAGAGGAGTTCCTGCGGGATTCACTACTGCGGTGA
- a CDS encoding MFS transporter, with amino-acid sequence MGREQWKKIWVGSAGNMVEWFDWFVYATFAVYFADAFFPEGNETANLMNTMGIFAVGFFMRPVGGWLLGRIGDRKGRKAALTLTVTLMSASAILIAVAPTYDVAGYGGVAVLMLARLLQGLSVGGEYAASATYLTEASAPEKRGFASSFQYVSMTAGQLVGLGLQIVLQRNMSDAALHSWGWRIPFVVGALGAAIVFYLRRSMLETEVYAESGAAGQEDRGTLKVLWQHRREAFLVMALTMGGTVAYYTYTTYLTKFLSKSAGMDKSTASLVSFCALFVFMCIQPLAGMLSDRIGRRPLLITFAVGSTFLTVPIMTMLRHASTFWPALGLALLALVVVTGYTSINACVKAELFPTGIRALGVGLSYAVANALFGGTAEYVALWFKNAGAESGFYWYVAGCAAVSLIVYLSMRETRDIDLNRVAAAGQPQGQPQQSGATSVTPAS; translated from the coding sequence ATGGGACGAGAGCAGTGGAAGAAGATCTGGGTCGGCTCCGCCGGCAACATGGTCGAGTGGTTCGACTGGTTCGTGTACGCGACCTTCGCGGTCTACTTCGCGGACGCGTTCTTCCCCGAGGGCAACGAGACCGCCAACCTCATGAACACCATGGGGATCTTCGCCGTCGGCTTCTTCATGAGACCGGTCGGCGGCTGGCTGCTCGGCCGGATCGGTGACCGCAAGGGCCGCAAGGCCGCGCTCACCCTCACCGTCACCCTCATGTCGGCCTCCGCGATCCTGATCGCCGTCGCGCCCACCTACGACGTCGCCGGATACGGCGGGGTCGCCGTCCTGATGCTCGCCCGGCTGCTCCAGGGCCTGTCGGTCGGCGGCGAGTACGCCGCCAGCGCCACCTACCTCACCGAGGCCTCCGCCCCGGAGAAGCGCGGCTTCGCCTCCAGCTTCCAGTACGTCTCCATGACCGCGGGCCAACTCGTCGGCCTCGGACTCCAGATCGTCCTCCAGCGCAACATGTCGGACGCGGCGCTGCACAGCTGGGGCTGGCGTATCCCGTTCGTGGTCGGGGCGCTCGGCGCCGCCATCGTCTTCTACCTGCGCCGCTCCATGCTGGAGACGGAGGTGTACGCCGAATCCGGCGCGGCCGGGCAGGAGGACCGGGGCACGCTCAAGGTGCTCTGGCAGCACCGGCGAGAGGCGTTCCTGGTGATGGCGCTGACCATGGGCGGGACGGTGGCGTACTACACGTACACCACCTACCTCACCAAGTTCCTCTCCAAGAGCGCCGGCATGGACAAGTCAACCGCCTCGCTCGTCAGCTTCTGCGCGCTGTTCGTCTTCATGTGCATCCAGCCGCTGGCCGGGATGCTGTCCGACCGGATCGGCCGCCGCCCGCTGCTGATCACCTTCGCCGTCGGCTCGACCTTCCTGACCGTGCCGATCATGACGATGCTCAGGCACGCCAGCACCTTCTGGCCCGCGCTCGGCCTCGCGCTCCTCGCCCTGGTCGTGGTCACCGGCTACACCTCCATCAACGCCTGCGTGAAGGCCGAGCTGTTCCCGACCGGCATCCGCGCCCTGGGGGTCGGCCTCTCCTACGCCGTCGCCAACGCGCTGTTCGGCGGCACCGCCGAGTACGTGGCGCTCTGGTTCAAGAACGCCGGCGCCGAATCCGGCTTCTACTGGTACGTGGCGGGCTGCGCCGCGGTCTCCCTGATCGTCTACCTGTCGATGCGCGAGACCCGCGACATCGACCTGAACCGGGTCGCCGCGGCCGGGCAGCCGCAGGGGCAGCCGCAGCAGTCCGGAGCGACGAGCGTCACGCCCGCATCCTGA
- the cimA gene encoding citramalate synthase — MTTEAKPTDDSFHVFDTTLRDGAQREGINLTVADKLTIARHLDNFGVGFIEGGWPGANPRDTEFFARAQQEIEFRNAELVAFGATRRAGGKAAEDPQVKALLESGAPVITLVAKSHDRHVELALRTTLEENLEMVRDTVSFLREQGRRVFVDCEHFFDGYRANAEYAKAVVRTAYEAGADVVILCDTNGGMLPAQVQAVVSTVLADTGARLGIHAQDDTGCAVANTLAAVDAGATHVQCTANGYGERVGNANLFPVVAALELKYGKTVLPEGALADMTRVSHAIAEVVNLAPSTHQPYVGVSAFAHKAGLHASAIKVDPDLYQHIDPALVGNSMRMLVSDMAGRASIELKSQELGIDLGGDRELVGRVVERVKERELRGYTYEAADASFELLLRAEAEGRVRRYFRTESWRAIVEDRPDGTHANEATVKLWSKGERIVATAEGNGPVNALDRALRVALERIYPQLAKLELVDYKVRILEGRTGTDSTTRVLITTGDGTADWSTVGVAENIIAASWQALEDAYTFGLLRAGIEPTE, encoded by the coding sequence ATGACCACCGAGGCCAAGCCCACCGACGACAGCTTCCACGTCTTCGACACCACCCTGCGCGACGGTGCGCAGCGTGAAGGCATCAACCTGACGGTCGCCGACAAGCTCACCATCGCCCGGCACCTGGACAACTTCGGCGTCGGCTTCATCGAGGGCGGCTGGCCGGGCGCCAACCCCCGTGACACCGAGTTCTTCGCCCGCGCCCAGCAGGAGATCGAGTTCCGCAACGCCGAGCTGGTCGCCTTCGGCGCGACCCGCAGAGCGGGCGGCAAAGCGGCCGAAGACCCCCAGGTCAAGGCGCTGCTGGAGTCGGGCGCACCGGTGATCACGCTGGTCGCCAAGTCCCACGACCGCCATGTGGAACTGGCCCTGCGCACCACGCTGGAGGAGAACCTGGAGATGGTCCGCGACACCGTCTCCTTCCTCCGCGAACAGGGCCGCCGGGTCTTCGTCGACTGCGAGCACTTCTTCGACGGCTACCGCGCCAACGCCGAGTACGCCAAGGCCGTCGTGCGGACCGCGTACGAGGCCGGTGCGGACGTCGTCATCCTCTGCGACACCAACGGCGGGATGCTCCCGGCCCAGGTCCAGGCCGTCGTCTCCACCGTCCTCGCGGACACCGGCGCCCGCCTCGGCATCCACGCCCAGGACGACACCGGCTGCGCCGTCGCCAACACCCTGGCCGCGGTCGACGCGGGCGCCACCCACGTCCAGTGCACCGCCAACGGCTACGGCGAGCGGGTCGGCAACGCCAACCTCTTCCCCGTCGTCGCCGCGCTGGAGCTCAAGTACGGCAAGACCGTGCTGCCCGAGGGCGCGCTGGCGGACATGACCCGCGTCTCGCACGCCATCGCGGAGGTCGTCAACCTCGCCCCCTCCACGCACCAGCCCTACGTCGGTGTCTCGGCCTTCGCGCACAAGGCCGGACTGCACGCCTCCGCGATCAAGGTCGACCCCGACCTCTACCAGCACATCGATCCCGCGCTGGTCGGCAACAGCATGCGGATGCTCGTATCGGACATGGCGGGCCGCGCCTCCATCGAGCTCAAGAGCCAGGAGCTCGGCATCGACCTCGGGGGCGACCGCGAGCTGGTCGGACGCGTCGTCGAGCGGGTCAAGGAGCGCGAGCTCAGGGGCTACACCTACGAGGCGGCCGACGCCTCCTTCGAGCTGCTGCTGCGGGCCGAGGCCGAGGGCCGGGTGCGCCGCTACTTCCGTACCGAGTCCTGGCGCGCCATCGTCGAGGACCGCCCCGACGGTACGCACGCCAACGAGGCGACCGTGAAGCTCTGGTCCAAGGGCGAGCGCATCGTCGCGACCGCGGAGGGCAACGGCCCGGTCAACGCGCTGGACCGGGCGCTGCGGGTGGCCCTGGAGCGGATCTACCCCCAGCTCGCCAAGCTGGAGCTGGTGGACTACAAGGTCCGCATCCTGGAAGGGCGCACCGGCACCGACTCCACGACCAGGGTCCTGATCACCACCGGCGACGGCACCGCCGACTGGTCGACCGTGGGTGTCGCGGAGAACATCATCGCGGCGTCCTGGCAGGCGCTGGAGGACGCGTACACCTTCGGCCTGCTGCGGGCGGGGATCGAGCCGACGGAGTAG
- a CDS encoding LacI family DNA-binding transcriptional regulator, with protein MRVTIADVAREAGVSKTTVSRVINTKGEVDGSTAARVREVIAQLGYVPSSGAVGLARGSSRTVGMLVPSLTWPWMGEVLQGVVDTVEAADYGLLLFTCNRGAESVERFTSQVSARAFDGLVVVEPENTLDHLTALHRAGLPIVLIDDRGHHPEFPSVVTTNHEGGASAARHLRAAGRTKPLVITGPHDFGCVRDRLAGFLSVLPTDLVVRGDFTEICGRLAVEQLLASGVEFDSVFAHNDITAAGVLRALRAAGRSVPGDIAVVGFDDIPMAEHTEPPLTTVRQPTRQMGETAARLLLSHLGGTAVPDAPLVLPTELVVRHSAP; from the coding sequence ATGCGTGTCACCATCGCTGATGTCGCCCGCGAGGCCGGCGTCAGCAAGACGACCGTGTCCCGGGTCATCAACACCAAGGGCGAAGTGGACGGTTCAACGGCCGCCCGTGTTCGTGAAGTGATCGCACAGCTCGGTTATGTGCCCAGCTCGGGCGCCGTCGGTCTGGCCCGCGGCAGCAGCCGCACGGTCGGGATGCTGGTGCCCTCGCTGACCTGGCCGTGGATGGGCGAGGTGCTTCAGGGCGTCGTCGACACCGTCGAGGCCGCCGACTACGGTCTGCTGCTCTTCACCTGCAACCGCGGGGCCGAGTCCGTGGAGCGCTTCACCAGCCAGGTGTCGGCGCGCGCCTTCGACGGACTGGTCGTGGTCGAACCCGAGAACACCCTCGACCACCTCACCGCACTGCACCGCGCCGGCCTGCCGATCGTGCTGATCGACGATCGCGGCCACCACCCCGAGTTCCCCTCCGTCGTGACCACCAACCACGAGGGAGGCGCGTCGGCCGCCCGCCATCTGCGGGCTGCCGGACGCACCAAACCCCTGGTCATCACGGGACCCCACGACTTCGGCTGCGTACGCGACCGGCTCGCGGGATTCCTCTCCGTGCTGCCCACGGACCTCGTCGTCCGCGGCGACTTCACCGAGATCTGCGGCCGGCTGGCCGTGGAGCAACTCCTCGCCTCCGGGGTGGAGTTCGACTCGGTCTTCGCGCACAACGACATCACCGCGGCAGGCGTGCTGCGGGCGCTGCGCGCCGCGGGACGGTCCGTTCCCGGCGACATCGCGGTGGTCGGCTTCGACGACATCCCGATGGCCGAGCACACCGAACCGCCGCTCACCACCGTGCGCCAGCCCACCCGGCAGATGGGTGAGACGGCCGCGCGGCTGCTGCTCTCGCACCTCGGCGGCACCGCCGTACCCGACGCACCCCTCGTGCTGCCCACCGAACTGGTCGTGCGCCACTCGGCGCCCTAG
- a CDS encoding ABC transporter substrate-binding protein, whose translation MSARRHHTLRAVALATAVVALAAGCSSANSNANKGGGAASGVLNIGKPDGPQTNNSNPFLNTSAGATLGYRYMIYEPLAMVRQIRPAEKPKPWLATEWKWDLNFTKVTFTLNDKAKWADGKPLTADDVAFTFNLLKKHPALNADGIAWGGVEVQGEKVVLTFDDSQYVNQNKILQQFIVPKHIWEGVKDPETWPNRTPVGSGPYKLKTFTPQTTTLTATPTYWKGSTKVKELRYSTYNDNSAATTALASGKLEWSFVFMPNYKQLFISKDPKNHKLWFPSGLGIHGLWFNTARKPFDNPALRKAMAMVVDRNAIYTQAEATLYPEITNPTGIPLPAGKSFLAPEYKDATTKPDVEGAKKVLEKAGFTLSGGVLKDPGGKPVKLTLTDPAGWNDYITGLAIIKDNIKKLGIDAKVKTQTADAWTADVANGNFDATLHWTNSGSTPYDMYQNIMDGALLQPIGKPSQQGNFGRFKSTEATEALKDFANATSDTTRITAMNALQKIMVEQAPMIPTAAAPIGAEYSTKNWVGWPTEADPYADPQHTQRSALEVVLKLKPSK comes from the coding sequence ATGTCCGCACGCCGTCACCACACGCTCAGAGCGGTCGCGCTCGCCACCGCGGTGGTCGCGCTCGCCGCCGGATGCTCGTCAGCCAACTCGAACGCCAACAAGGGCGGCGGCGCCGCGTCGGGCGTCCTGAACATCGGCAAGCCGGACGGGCCGCAGACGAACAACAGCAACCCGTTCCTGAACACCTCGGCGGGCGCCACCCTCGGCTACCGCTACATGATCTACGAGCCGCTGGCGATGGTGCGCCAGATCCGGCCCGCCGAAAAGCCCAAGCCGTGGCTGGCGACGGAATGGAAGTGGGACCTCAACTTCACCAAGGTCACCTTCACCCTGAACGACAAGGCCAAGTGGGCCGACGGCAAGCCGCTGACCGCCGACGACGTCGCGTTCACCTTCAACCTGCTGAAGAAGCACCCGGCGCTCAACGCCGACGGCATCGCGTGGGGCGGGGTCGAGGTGCAGGGCGAGAAGGTCGTGCTGACCTTCGACGACTCGCAGTACGTCAACCAGAACAAGATCCTTCAGCAGTTCATCGTGCCCAAGCACATCTGGGAAGGCGTCAAGGACCCGGAGACCTGGCCCAACCGCACGCCCGTCGGCTCGGGCCCGTACAAGCTCAAGACGTTCACGCCGCAGACCACCACCCTGACCGCCACGCCCACCTACTGGAAGGGCTCGACGAAGGTCAAGGAGCTGCGGTACAGCACCTACAACGACAACAGCGCCGCCACCACCGCGCTGGCCAGCGGCAAGCTGGAGTGGTCGTTCGTCTTCATGCCGAACTACAAGCAGCTGTTCATATCCAAGGACCCCAAGAACCACAAGCTGTGGTTCCCGTCCGGGCTCGGCATCCACGGCCTCTGGTTCAACACCGCCCGCAAGCCGTTCGACAACCCGGCGCTGCGCAAGGCCATGGCGATGGTCGTCGACCGCAACGCGATCTACACCCAGGCCGAGGCGACGCTCTACCCGGAGATCACCAACCCGACCGGCATCCCGCTGCCCGCCGGTAAGTCCTTCCTCGCCCCCGAGTACAAGGACGCCACCACCAAGCCCGACGTCGAGGGCGCCAAGAAGGTCCTGGAGAAGGCCGGCTTCACGCTCAGCGGCGGCGTGCTGAAGGACCCGGGCGGCAAGCCGGTGAAGCTGACCCTCACCGACCCGGCCGGCTGGAACGACTACATCACCGGCCTCGCGATCATCAAGGACAACATCAAGAAGCTCGGCATCGATGCCAAGGTCAAGACGCAGACGGCCGACGCCTGGACCGCCGACGTGGCCAACGGCAACTTCGACGCCACCCTGCACTGGACCAACAGCGGCTCGACCCCGTACGACATGTACCAGAACATCATGGACGGCGCGCTGCTCCAGCCCATCGGCAAGCCCTCCCAGCAGGGCAACTTCGGCCGCTTCAAGAGCACCGAGGCCACCGAGGCGCTCAAGGACTTCGCCAACGCCACGTCCGACACCACCCGCATCACCGCGATGAACGCCCTGCAGAAGATCATGGTCGAGCAGGCGCCGATGATCCCGACCGCCGCCGCCCCCATCGGGGCCGAGTACTCCACCAAGAACTGGGTGGGCTGGCCCACGGAGGCCGACCCGTACGCCGACCCGCAGCACACCCAGCGCTCGGCGCTGGAAGTCGTGCTGAAGCTCAAGCCGTCCAAGTAG
- a CDS encoding ABC transporter ATP-binding protein, protein MSEQFEKNHVVLEARGVTKHFAVRRTGRDLLAGKRRTVHAVDDVSLKLRRGTVTALVGESGSGKSTVARLLAQLYPLTEGEIHLGGQPAKAGRGRSFRSYVRRVQLIFQDPFASLNPVHTVRYHLTRSLKIHDRAGNGEAELEQNLTALLNRVQLTPPHQYLDKFPHELSGGQRQRVAIARALGADPQVLLADEPVSMLDVSIRLGVLNLLKDLKDRMHLAILYITHDIASARYFADSTLVMYAGRIVEGGDSETVTQRPAHPYTQLLIASAPDPDRVVAEEEQEETGSGEPPSLIDPPAGCRFHPRCPKAMERCRTELPPRFDLADGQWAACWLYADGAGRAGDHEKEAAK, encoded by the coding sequence ATGTCTGAACAGTTCGAAAAGAACCACGTCGTGCTCGAAGCACGCGGAGTCACCAAACACTTCGCCGTACGGCGCACCGGCCGCGATCTCCTCGCGGGCAAGCGCCGTACCGTCCACGCCGTCGACGACGTCTCGCTGAAACTTCGGCGCGGCACCGTCACGGCACTGGTGGGGGAGTCGGGCTCCGGGAAGTCCACCGTCGCCAGACTGCTCGCGCAGCTGTATCCGCTCACCGAGGGCGAGATCCACCTGGGCGGGCAGCCGGCGAAGGCCGGACGTGGCCGGTCCTTCCGCAGTTACGTACGCCGGGTCCAGCTCATCTTCCAGGACCCGTTCGCCTCGCTGAACCCGGTGCACACCGTGCGCTACCACCTCACCCGGTCGCTGAAGATCCACGACCGGGCGGGGAACGGCGAGGCGGAACTGGAACAGAACCTGACCGCTCTGCTGAACCGCGTCCAGCTGACTCCTCCTCATCAGTACCTGGACAAGTTCCCGCACGAGCTGTCGGGAGGTCAGCGCCAGCGCGTGGCCATCGCCCGCGCGCTCGGCGCCGACCCCCAGGTCCTCCTCGCGGACGAGCCCGTCTCGATGCTGGACGTCTCGATCCGGCTCGGGGTCCTCAACCTGCTCAAGGACCTCAAGGACCGCATGCACCTCGCGATCCTCTACATCACCCACGACATCGCCTCCGCCCGCTACTTCGCGGACTCCACGCTGGTGATGTACGCGGGCCGGATCGTGGAGGGCGGCGACAGCGAGACCGTCACCCAGCGCCCCGCCCACCCCTACACCCAGCTGCTGATCGCCTCGGCACCCGACCCGGACCGGGTGGTCGCCGAGGAGGAGCAGGAGGAGACGGGCAGCGGCGAGCCCCCCTCGCTCATCGACCCACCGGCCGGCTGCCGCTTCCACCCGCGCTGCCCCAAGGCGATGGAGCGCTGCCGCACCGAGCTGCCGCCCCGGTTCGACCTGGCCGACGGCCAGTGGGCGGCCTGCTGGCTGTACGCGGACGGCGCCGGCCGCGCCGGTGACCACGAGAAGGAGGCCGCGAAGTGA
- a CDS encoding ABC transporter permease, translating to MKYLLQRLAFYLVTAWAAITINFLIPRLMPGDPVQSLIARFQGQLDTSAIASLEALFGLDKHQSIWQQYTDYWGHLLDGDLGLSFTFFPTPVSEVIAQSLPWTLALVGITTLISFVLGTGIGVFTGWRRGSWLDSLLPVTTFISAIPYFWLGLIAISLFAVKWPLFPAAGGYDNSLVPAFDWPFISSALYHGVLPGLTIVLSAVAGWILGMRNMMVTVSSEDYVMVAQAKGLSERRVMFGYAARNAILPNISGFALSLGFIVGGTLLVEMVFSYPGIGYQLFQGVGAKDYPLMQGVFLIITLSVLAANLLADVLYMILDPRTRREA from the coding sequence GTGAAGTACCTGCTGCAGAGGCTCGCCTTCTACCTGGTCACCGCGTGGGCCGCGATCACCATCAACTTCCTCATCCCGCGGCTGATGCCCGGCGACCCGGTGCAGTCGCTCATCGCCCGGTTCCAGGGACAGCTGGACACCAGCGCCATCGCCTCCCTGGAGGCGCTCTTCGGCCTGGACAAGCACCAGTCGATCTGGCAGCAGTACACCGACTACTGGGGCCACCTGCTCGACGGCGACCTCGGCCTGTCGTTCACCTTCTTCCCGACCCCGGTCAGCGAGGTCATCGCCCAGTCGCTGCCGTGGACACTCGCGCTCGTCGGCATCACCACGCTGATCAGCTTCGTGCTCGGCACCGGCATCGGGGTGTTCACCGGCTGGCGGCGCGGTTCATGGCTGGACAGCCTGCTGCCCGTCACCACCTTCATCTCCGCGATCCCGTACTTCTGGCTCGGTCTCATCGCCATCTCGCTGTTCGCCGTGAAGTGGCCGCTCTTCCCGGCCGCCGGCGGCTACGACAACTCGCTGGTGCCCGCCTTCGACTGGCCGTTCATCTCCAGCGCGCTCTACCACGGCGTGCTGCCCGGCCTCACCATCGTGCTCAGCGCGGTGGCCGGCTGGATCCTCGGCATGCGCAACATGATGGTGACGGTCTCCTCGGAGGACTACGTCATGGTCGCCCAGGCCAAGGGGCTCTCCGAGCGCCGGGTGATGTTCGGGTACGCCGCCCGCAACGCGATCCTTCCCAACATCTCCGGCTTCGCGCTCTCGCTCGGCTTCATCGTCGGCGGCACCCTGCTGGTGGAGATGGTCTTCTCCTACCCGGGCATCGGCTACCAGCTCTTCCAGGGCGTGGGCGCCAAGGACTACCCCCTCATGCAGGGCGTCTTCCTCATCATCACGCTCTCCGTCCTGGCGGCGAACCTCCTCGCCGACGTCCTGTACATGATCCTCGACCCCCGTACCCGAAGGGAGGCGTAG
- a CDS encoding ABC transporter permease has product MAVTATEVAVLDAAETPAASKRRFRFLRGRKTVVGLCILLFFVLIAVIGPWIAPYDPDTMGKELLQPPSGAHWFGTTQTGQDVLSQVLVGTRGVLVVGFIAGILATILSVLIGVSAGFLGGTADEVLSLLSNVFLVIPGLPLIIIIASFVSDTGDLLIAAVIALTSWAWGARVLRAQTLSLRRRDYVEAARATGESTWRIIFFEVMPNLTAVIASGFVGTVIFAILSEITLAFIGVADISNWNWGTVLFWAQSNQALAQGAWWWFVPAGLCIALLGMSLALINFGIDEFVNPRLRTETGGSRKVRMRVGFTPVARTGDPGKENRS; this is encoded by the coding sequence ATGGCTGTCACCGCCACCGAGGTCGCCGTACTCGACGCGGCCGAGACCCCGGCCGCGAGCAAGCGCAGGTTCCGGTTCCTGCGCGGCCGCAAGACCGTCGTCGGACTCTGCATCCTGCTCTTCTTCGTGCTGATCGCCGTCATCGGCCCGTGGATCGCCCCCTACGACCCGGACACCATGGGCAAGGAACTGCTCCAGCCGCCCTCCGGGGCGCACTGGTTCGGCACCACCCAGACCGGTCAGGACGTGCTCTCGCAGGTCCTCGTCGGCACCCGGGGCGTCCTCGTCGTCGGATTCATCGCCGGCATCCTCGCCACGATCCTGTCCGTACTGATCGGCGTCAGCGCCGGCTTCCTCGGCGGCACCGCCGACGAGGTGCTCTCGCTGCTCTCCAACGTGTTCCTGGTCATCCCCGGACTGCCGCTGATCATCATCATCGCCAGCTTCGTCTCCGACACCGGAGACCTGCTGATCGCGGCCGTCATCGCCCTGACCTCCTGGGCCTGGGGAGCACGGGTGCTGCGTGCCCAGACGCTCTCGCTGCGCCGACGGGACTACGTCGAGGCGGCCCGCGCCACCGGCGAGTCGACCTGGCGGATCATCTTCTTCGAGGTGATGCCGAACCTGACCGCCGTCATCGCCTCCGGCTTCGTCGGCACCGTCATCTTCGCGATCCTCTCCGAGATCACCCTCGCCTTCATCGGCGTCGCGGACATCTCCAACTGGAACTGGGGGACCGTCCTGTTCTGGGCCCAGTCCAACCAGGCCCTGGCCCAGGGCGCGTGGTGGTGGTTCGTACCGGCCGGGCTCTGCATCGCCCTGCTCGGCATGTCCCTCGCCCTCATCAACTTCGGCATCGACGAATTCGTCAACCCGCGCCTGCGCACCGAGACCGGCGGCTCCCGCAAGGTCCGGATGCGGGTCGGCTTCACCCCCGTGGCCCGTACGGGCGACCCCGGGAAGGAGAACCGCTCATGA